Proteins encoded by one window of Flavobacterium sp. N502540:
- a CDS encoding type IX secretion system membrane protein PorP/SprF, with protein MKKIIVMFLFFTVVCSAQQDAQYTQYMYNTMAINPAYAGSRGALSVFGLYRTQWVGLDGAPETSTFAINTPLNNSNLGLGVSLVNDKIGPTNENTLSADLSYSVPTSETFKLSFGIKATANLFNLDVNKLNPENQGDPQFQNLNNRITPNIGAGVYWHSDKAYLGLSIPNFIETNRFNDDDTAIFKDKINYYLMAGYVFDLDYYIKFKPALLTKMVQGAPLQVDVSGNFMFNDKFVIGLAYRWSASVSAMAGFQITDGLYVGYGYDHETTNLRRYNSGSHEVFLRFEFLNNYNRITSPRFF; from the coding sequence ATGAAAAAAATAATTGTAATGTTCCTGTTTTTTACGGTGGTGTGTTCGGCGCAGCAAGATGCACAATACACACAATACATGTATAATACCATGGCAATAAATCCGGCTTATGCGGGTTCCCGTGGTGCGCTAAGTGTTTTCGGATTGTACCGTACACAATGGGTCGGACTGGACGGAGCACCCGAAACCAGTACCTTTGCTATAAACACACCTTTAAATAACAGCAATTTAGGATTGGGAGTTTCTTTGGTAAACGATAAAATTGGTCCAACCAACGAGAATACTTTATCAGCCGATTTGTCGTATAGTGTTCCAACCTCTGAAACCTTTAAACTTTCCTTCGGGATAAAAGCCACGGCAAATCTTTTTAATCTGGATGTAAATAAATTGAATCCTGAAAATCAGGGAGACCCGCAGTTTCAGAATCTAAACAATCGAATCACACCCAATATTGGAGCGGGGGTTTATTGGCATTCTGACAAAGCATATTTGGGATTATCAATTCCGAATTTTATCGAAACCAATCGATTCAATGATGATGATACCGCTATTTTTAAGGATAAAATCAACTACTATTTAATGGCAGGTTACGTTTTTGATCTGGATTATTACATCAAATTCAAGCCGGCATTGTTGACCAAGATGGTTCAGGGAGCCCCTTTACAGGTTGATGTTTCAGGGAATTTTATGTTCAATGATAAGTTTGTAATCGGACTGGCTTATCGTTGGAGCGCATCGGTTAGTGCAATGGCAGGTTTTCAGATTACAGATGGTTTATATGTGGGTTATGGTTACGATCATGAAACTACTAATTTAAGAAGATACAATTCGGGGTCGCATGAAGTTTTCCTGCGTTTTGAGTTCCTTAATAATTACAATAGAATTACCTCACCAAGATTCTTCTAA
- a CDS encoding OmpA family protein, whose amino-acid sequence MKSQKLHYTIFFLFLLFNAIAQTGSIKYADTKYEKYAYIDAIKIYENVAEKGYKDEKMFQRLGNSYYFNGELVKALKWYDELFSMNKEQESEYLYRYAQCLKASGNYTKADAILEKFNQKQATDKRGILFESNKNYLNEIKANSGRFEIADAGINSKYSDYGSTIFDNKLVFTSARDTGGVAKKNFKWTNRSFTNLYTAELLPDGSLGTPQRFQKKVNTKFNESTPVFTKDGRTVYFTRNNFLNGKRGRDENKVTLLKLYKANFVEGEWKNIEALPFNSDQYSVAHPTLSVDEKTLYFASDMPGTLGQSDLFKVAIKEDGTFGKPQNLGAAINTEGRETFPFISDDNELYFATDGRPGLGGLDVFVTKIKDQGTFEEIQNIGEPINSPQDDFAFIINSKDRNGFFSSNRDKGHGFDDVYRFTERRKLNCEQQLIGTVTDSETNVILSNANVALFDENFQTVAEVITDEKGNYIFPNVKCGRNYFVRTSKTDYESKEVPVAIKRNSGKTTLLIQLEKRIKPIEVGTDLAKTLDIPIIYFDLDKATIKKESAYQLEKIVEILKQYPALKLDIRSHTDSRQTQQYNLVLSEKRAKSTRNWLIQKGVAPARLTAKGYGETQLVNQCSDGVKCTDEEHERNRRSEFVITNL is encoded by the coding sequence ATGAAAAGCCAAAAACTACACTATACCATATTTTTTTTATTCCTCTTATTTAATGCAATTGCACAAACCGGCAGTATAAAGTATGCCGATACCAAATATGAGAAGTACGCCTATATTGATGCTATAAAAATCTATGAAAATGTAGCTGAGAAAGGATACAAAGATGAAAAAATGTTCCAGCGTCTGGGGAATTCCTATTATTTTAATGGAGAGTTGGTAAAAGCTTTAAAATGGTACGATGAATTGTTTTCCATGAATAAAGAACAAGAGTCTGAGTATTTGTACCGATACGCACAATGTCTTAAAGCTTCTGGAAATTACACCAAAGCAGATGCAATCTTAGAAAAATTCAATCAAAAACAGGCAACAGATAAAAGAGGGATCTTATTCGAATCCAATAAAAATTATTTGAACGAGATAAAAGCAAATTCAGGACGATTTGAAATTGCCGATGCCGGAATAAATTCTAAGTATTCAGATTATGGAAGTACTATTTTTGATAATAAACTAGTTTTTACATCTGCACGAGATACTGGCGGAGTCGCAAAGAAAAATTTCAAGTGGACCAACCGATCCTTTACCAATTTATACACTGCCGAATTGTTACCGGATGGAAGTTTAGGAACACCGCAGCGTTTTCAGAAGAAAGTAAATACAAAATTCAATGAATCGACACCCGTTTTTACAAAAGATGGCCGAACAGTGTATTTTACAAGAAACAATTTCTTAAACGGTAAAAGAGGCAGGGACGAGAATAAAGTCACCTTATTAAAGTTGTACAAAGCAAATTTCGTAGAAGGAGAATGGAAAAATATCGAAGCACTTCCGTTTAACAGTGATCAGTATAGTGTAGCGCATCCTACCTTAAGTGTAGACGAAAAAACGCTCTATTTTGCTTCAGATATGCCGGGAACTTTAGGGCAATCCGACTTGTTTAAAGTAGCCATAAAGGAAGATGGGACCTTTGGAAAACCTCAAAATTTGGGAGCAGCAATCAATACCGAAGGACGAGAAACATTTCCTTTTATTTCCGATGATAATGAACTTTATTTCGCAACAGACGGAAGACCCGGATTGGGCGGACTTGATGTATTTGTGACAAAAATAAAGGATCAGGGCACCTTTGAAGAAATACAAAATATTGGAGAACCAATTAACAGCCCGCAGGACGATTTTGCTTTTATAATCAATAGTAAAGACAGAAACGGATTTTTTTCTTCCAACCGCGATAAGGGACATGGATTTGATGATGTTTATCGATTTACCGAAAGACGAAAGCTAAATTGTGAACAACAATTAATAGGTACTGTCACCGATTCAGAAACCAATGTCATACTTTCAAATGCGAATGTGGCATTGTTTGATGAAAATTTCCAAACCGTTGCAGAAGTCATCACTGATGAGAAGGGGAATTATATTTTTCCGAATGTAAAATGTGGAAGAAACTATTTCGTACGAACGTCGAAAACAGATTATGAGAGCAAGGAAGTACCGGTAGCAATTAAAAGAAATTCCGGAAAAACGACTTTATTGATTCAGCTTGAAAAGAGAATTAAACCCATTGAAGTGGGAACAGATCTGGCAAAAACGCTCGATATTCCGATCATCTATTTTGATCTCGATAAAGCCACTATTAAAAAGGAATCCGCTTATCAGTTAGAGAAAATTGTCGAAATTCTAAAACAATACCCAGCGTTAAAATTGGATATCCGTTCGCATACAGACAGTCGACAAACCCAGCAGTACAATCTGGTTTTATCTGAGAAGAGAGCCAAATCAACCCGAAATTGGCTGATTCAAAAAGGAGTAGCCCCAGCCCGATTAACGGCAAAAGGATACGGCGAAACTCAATTGGTAAACCAATGTTCTGATGGTGTAAAATGTACCGATGAAGAACATGAACGCAACCGAAGAAGCGAATTTGTAATCACCAATTTGTAA
- the tnpA gene encoding IS200/IS605 family transposase codes for MPQSLSKVYVHLVFSTKRRYPFIDNVIQERLWEYLGGICKGLECNPIQIGGYQDHVHVLCLLSKKVTQMKLVEEVKKQSSKWIKTIDDRYAKFYWQDGYGIFSVNPSELERVIQYIKNQEEHHKKRSFREELVAFLNKYQVAYDERFLWD; via the coding sequence ATGCCACAATCATTATCAAAAGTATATGTTCATTTGGTATTTAGTACTAAAAGACGTTATCCCTTTATTGACAATGTCATACAAGAGCGTTTATGGGAATATCTTGGCGGAATTTGTAAAGGATTAGAATGCAATCCAATTCAGATAGGTGGCTATCAAGATCATGTACATGTATTATGTTTATTATCTAAAAAAGTCACCCAAATGAAATTGGTCGAAGAAGTAAAAAAGCAATCCTCAAAATGGATAAAAACAATAGACGATCGTTACGCGAAATTCTATTGGCAGGATGGTTATGGTATATTTTCTGTCAATCCATCAGAACTAGAGAGAGTAATACAATACATTAAGAATCAGGAAGAACATCATAAAAAGCGTAGCTTCAGAGAAGAGTTGGTGGCATTTTTAAATAAATATCAGGTAGCTTATGATGAGCGTTTTCTATGGGATTAG
- a CDS encoding CBS domain-containing protein: MTVEQILNTKGKNVYSVLSTTTVYEALKVMGEKNIGAILVIDGSDLKGILSERDYARKIVLKDKSSKETFVHEIMESNIFSVKLSNKIEDCMELMSTKRIRHLPVLEDGIVVGIISISDVVKAIIEIQKDTINHLNSYISQ, translated from the coding sequence ATGACGGTAGAACAAATATTAAACACAAAAGGAAAAAATGTTTATTCAGTTCTTTCAACCACAACGGTTTATGAAGCCTTAAAGGTAATGGGAGAGAAAAACATAGGTGCCATTCTGGTTATTGATGGTTCCGATTTAAAAGGAATATTGTCTGAGAGGGATTATGCTCGAAAAATTGTTTTGAAAGATAAATCATCAAAAGAAACTTTTGTGCATGAAATTATGGAAAGCAATATTTTCTCGGTAAAACTTTCAAATAAAATTGAAGATTGTATGGAACTGATGAGTACTAAAAGAATCAGACATTTACCGGTTCTGGAAGATGGAATTGTAGTAGGAATAATATCTATAAGTGATGTAGTTAAGGCCATTATAGAAATTCAGAAAGATACTATTAATCATTTAAACTCTTATATTTCGCAATAA